A window of Cohnella herbarum contains these coding sequences:
- a CDS encoding FecCD family ABC transporter permease: MALAMRSRKSKLVGLGIGLAVLLISLICSVLYGIHRFGLNDLWLAYRHFDGSNEHLILTTTRVPRALIAAAVGASLAVAGTIMQVMTKNPLASPSVFGINSGAALFIVIGLVAFGSSLSMQTMIWVAFAGAIAASVCVYALGAQQRGGFDPVKLTLAGASIAAFASSVTSGLMLIHKESLESALFWMIGSVSDRRLDHLSIVFPYMLSGLCIAVLLSGTLNVMALGDDSAKSLGQRIMLMRVIAAVAVVLLAGSSVSVAGPIAFIGLIVPHLCRYLVGNDHRWLIPYCALTGATLLVTADIASRFVLMPKEVPVGVATALIGVPFLIHVARRRKHA, encoded by the coding sequence ATGGCATTAGCAATGAGAAGCCGCAAGAGCAAGCTTGTCGGCCTTGGAATCGGATTGGCAGTGCTGCTGATTAGCTTGATCTGCAGCGTGTTGTATGGGATTCACCGTTTCGGATTAAACGATTTGTGGTTGGCTTATCGACATTTCGATGGATCCAACGAACATCTTATCTTAACGACGACGCGCGTTCCCCGTGCTTTAATCGCGGCCGCGGTAGGAGCCAGTCTCGCCGTTGCAGGGACGATCATGCAAGTGATGACGAAGAATCCGTTAGCTTCGCCCTCCGTCTTCGGGATTAATTCGGGCGCGGCTTTGTTCATCGTAATCGGATTGGTAGCTTTCGGGTCGTCGTTATCGATGCAAACGATGATCTGGGTCGCCTTTGCGGGAGCTATCGCCGCTTCGGTATGCGTCTATGCTTTGGGAGCTCAACAGAGGGGCGGATTCGATCCGGTTAAGCTGACCCTTGCGGGAGCGTCTATCGCGGCGTTCGCTTCCTCGGTCACCTCGGGCTTGATGCTCATTCATAAAGAGTCTTTGGAGTCGGCCTTATTTTGGATGATCGGTTCGGTCTCGGATAGGCGATTGGATCATCTGTCGATCGTGTTCCCCTATATGCTCTCGGGTTTATGCATCGCGGTTCTGCTATCGGGCACGCTCAACGTGATGGCTTTAGGAGACGATAGCGCCAAAAGCCTCGGCCAACGGATCATGCTTATGAGAGTGATCGCAGCCGTTGCAGTCGTTCTGTTAGCGGGAAGCTCGGTATCCGTAGCAGGACCCATTGCCTTCATCGGACTGATCGTCCCGCATTTATGCAGGTACTTAGTGGGGAATGATCATCGATGGTTAATCCCTTATTGCGCGTTAACGGGCGCGACGCTGTTAGTGACGGCAGATATCGCTTCGCGATTCGTATTGATGCCTAAGGAAGTTCCCGTAGGCGTCGCAACGGCATTGATCGGGGTTCCGTTCCTGATTCATGTCGCGAGAAGGAGGAAACATGCATAG
- a CDS encoding metal-dependent hydrolase, which translates to MTHTLFGVAIYGALNKLNMDTKTKWALFATSVGANVIPDIDVQWTRASADYLMSHRGFTHSFFMVPVWAALFSFLSYVVFRVLDRRIFLTAVTGVLLHIISDWSNAWGIGLFEPFVSNRYAGGFIPNKGYIFWGFMAVLLPFFALYRAKEHRQRIFRVFWILGAVYSGFQIVHSAYVYMDLKNEGYSQVAIRADRLPGGISYYAKKDDIVVEGRHEVGGDSGIVQTYRNDPVDVEQLRRYRPARDLLLFAPFVVTQDEGDRIRVFDPRFAGRVSILSVDVPKT; encoded by the coding sequence ATGACCCATACGCTGTTCGGAGTCGCTATCTATGGCGCGCTGAACAAACTCAATATGGATACGAAAACGAAATGGGCACTGTTCGCCACCTCGGTCGGCGCTAACGTGATCCCCGACATCGACGTCCAATGGACAAGAGCGAGCGCGGATTATTTAATGTCGCATAGAGGGTTTACCCATTCATTCTTTATGGTTCCCGTCTGGGCAGCTTTGTTTTCCTTCTTGAGCTATGTTGTATTCCGCGTGCTAGACCGTCGAATATTCCTCACGGCCGTTACAGGGGTGCTTCTGCATATTATTAGCGACTGGTCGAACGCTTGGGGGATCGGACTATTCGAACCCTTTGTATCAAATAGGTACGCCGGCGGTTTTATTCCGAACAAAGGGTATATTTTCTGGGGGTTCATGGCCGTTCTCCTTCCATTCTTCGCGCTGTATCGCGCGAAAGAACATCGGCAACGGATATTCCGCGTTTTCTGGATATTGGGGGCCGTTTATTCCGGCTTCCAAATCGTTCATTCCGCTTACGTATACATGGATTTGAAGAACGAAGGCTACTCCCAAGTCGCCATCCGAGCGGATCGGTTGCCCGGGGGCATCTCTTATTACGCCAAAAAAGACGACATCGTCGTCGAAGGCAGACATGAAGTTGGCGGAGACAGCGGGATTGTTCAGACCTATCGGAACGACCCCGTGGACGTTGAGCAACTGCGCCGATACCGTCCCGCTAGGGATCTTCTCTTATTCGCGCCTTTCGTCGTCACGCAAGACGAAGGCGATCGAATCCGCGTTTTCGATCCGCGCTTTGCGGGAAGGGTATCTATACTCAGCGTCGATGTCCCCAAGACGTAA
- a CDS encoding glycoside hydrolase family 2 protein has translation MTEQYRSEHPRPQFVRKDWLSLNGQWEFEFDDHGIGEGEGWYKGDRPLGSRIQVPFAYQSRLSGIADPDFHDTVWYRSALEVPASYAGKQILLHFGAVDYEASVWVNGKLVAQHEGGHTPFHADITDALKPTGNTLVVKAVDYSKDVTLPRGKQYWLADSASIFYTRTTGIWQSVWLEAVNRSYVDKVKFTPDIDNNDIEMQLFIRGLPRNGAELSLQIEISFNGDEVSRDVVVVNNPQETRTVRLTDFNDHSKGRWWSPENPNLYDVKLTLLDGIAVIDEVESYFGMRKVSIESGKFCLNNRPYFQKLVLDQGYFPDGNLTPPSDEAIKQDVELTKAMGFNGARKHQKLEDPRYLYWCDKLGLLVWSEAANAYAYSEEYVRRFVNEWQESIDRDYNHPSIVVWVPLNESWGVPNIQIDKRQQQHALTMYHLTKSLDPMRLVISNDGWEMVRTDLFNIHDYESSREVLEERYGSVDNAVSAMPANRKLAVEGFPYAGQPILVTEFGGIAYKKSDWEGWGYSGADNDEDFAERLRAVIQPLLKSGIVQGYCYTQLTDVEQEINGMLTYDRVPKLPVELIRAINEGK, from the coding sequence ATGACGGAGCAATATCGATCTGAACATCCCCGTCCTCAGTTCGTTCGGAAGGACTGGTTAAGCTTAAACGGACAATGGGAATTCGAATTCGACGATCATGGAATCGGCGAAGGCGAGGGCTGGTACAAAGGCGACCGGCCGCTGGGCAGTCGCATTCAAGTCCCGTTCGCGTATCAAAGCCGATTGAGCGGAATCGCGGATCCGGATTTTCACGATACGGTTTGGTACCGGAGCGCGCTGGAAGTGCCCGCCTCTTATGCCGGCAAACAAATTCTTCTCCATTTCGGAGCAGTCGATTATGAAGCATCCGTATGGGTAAACGGCAAGCTTGTGGCCCAACACGAAGGAGGGCATACGCCGTTCCACGCCGATATCACGGACGCGCTTAAGCCGACAGGGAATACGTTGGTCGTTAAAGCGGTCGATTACAGCAAAGACGTCACCTTGCCGCGAGGCAAGCAGTATTGGCTGGCGGACTCCGCGAGCATTTTCTATACGAGAACGACGGGGATTTGGCAGTCGGTTTGGCTGGAAGCGGTTAATCGTTCCTACGTGGACAAGGTTAAGTTTACTCCGGATATCGACAACAACGACATCGAGATGCAACTGTTTATCCGGGGACTTCCGCGGAATGGCGCTGAACTAAGCCTTCAAATCGAAATCTCGTTTAACGGAGATGAGGTTTCCCGCGATGTGGTGGTCGTGAACAACCCCCAGGAAACGAGAACCGTTAGGCTGACGGATTTCAACGATCACTCCAAGGGTCGCTGGTGGTCCCCCGAGAATCCGAACTTGTACGATGTCAAGCTGACGTTGCTGGATGGCATTGCGGTGATCGACGAAGTGGAGAGCTATTTCGGGATGCGCAAAGTTTCCATAGAAAGCGGAAAATTCTGTTTGAATAACCGGCCGTATTTCCAAAAGTTAGTACTCGATCAAGGTTATTTTCCGGACGGGAACCTGACTCCGCCTAGCGACGAAGCGATTAAGCAAGACGTAGAATTAACGAAGGCGATGGGCTTTAACGGCGCGCGCAAGCATCAGAAACTCGAAGATCCTAGATACTTGTACTGGTGCGATAAGCTTGGATTGCTCGTATGGAGCGAGGCCGCGAATGCCTATGCGTATAGCGAGGAGTACGTGCGCCGGTTCGTCAACGAGTGGCAAGAGTCTATCGACCGCGATTACAATCACCCGTCCATCGTCGTATGGGTACCGCTCAACGAAAGCTGGGGCGTACCCAACATTCAGATCGACAAGCGGCAACAGCAGCATGCGTTAACGATGTACCACTTGACGAAGTCTCTTGATCCGATGCGTTTGGTCATCTCGAATGACGGGTGGGAAATGGTTCGGACCGATCTATTCAACATTCACGATTATGAATCAAGCCGAGAGGTGTTGGAGGAACGTTACGGCTCCGTGGATAACGCGGTAAGCGCAATGCCGGCCAATAGAAAACTTGCTGTAGAGGGCTTTCCTTATGCCGGTCAACCGATACTCGTGACGGAGTTCGGCGGGATCGCTTATAAGAAAAGCGATTGGGAAGGCTGGGGATATTCCGGAGCGGACAACGACGAAGATTTCGCCGAACGCCTCCGTGCCGTCATTCAACCCCTATTGAAATCGGGAATCGTGCAAGGTTATTGCTATACCCAATTAACCGACGTCGAGCAGGAAATTAACGGTATGCTGACCTATGATCGGGTACCGAAGCTGCCGGTCGAGCTCATTCGGGCGATTAACGAAGGCAAGTGA
- a CDS encoding AraC family transcriptional regulator produces MNLNEHIVLWNHVSVKVIDVRRILLKSGEELRSYRLPSSAYLYIVRGSAQVKWDGKVTLAKRFHVLHGGKGMCLDIEVDELFEYYLILYKAFLPLPSRQDLVRMMENNNPFLMQYGFDPHYPIALFHKVELMGAIWRQTEAVDKLYVKALFYQFVHEMMRQLSHQGIHPVKPDPVAQAIRYIHENYKDHVTLESLVDMLDLNSRQFLRMFKSQMDTSPIDYLIQVRMNKAKELLLNSEFTLREIAEWVGYSDSYYFSRIFKKAEGLSPTSFKENARKTAFGRNNPSRMSKYPIVAKNLRRYIVNEHDNHYQRIDRRGDLHMYRKSKVSMAATLLFCFTLILSACASNAGNSNSTNGGAASPSGSEAAATQTASPSSENEAPRVVKHAMGEETLTGTPKRVVILTNEGTEALLAVGIKPVGAVQSWIGDPWYDHIKDEMVDVTAVGDELQPNVELIASLKPDLIIGNKVRQEKIYEQLKQIAPTVFSEDLAGDWKINFKLYSEAVNKQAEGEKAMEAFDKRVEEVKAKLGDKAATKVSVARFSASQVRIYQKQTFSGVLLSQLGIARPASQDKDSFIEVMTKEMIPSMDGDVLFYFVSEAPGKTDASKVVEEWMNDPLFKNLEVTKNNKVIQVDEAIWNSAGGYEAANLLLDELVEYFEVK; encoded by the coding sequence ATGAATCTGAACGAACACATCGTGCTGTGGAATCATGTTTCGGTTAAGGTAATCGACGTACGCCGTATCCTCTTGAAGAGCGGAGAGGAGTTGCGCTCTTATCGGCTGCCCTCCAGCGCTTATCTATATATCGTCCGCGGTAGCGCGCAAGTGAAGTGGGACGGCAAGGTGACCTTAGCGAAACGATTCCATGTGCTGCACGGCGGGAAAGGGATGTGCCTCGATATAGAGGTCGATGAGCTTTTCGAATATTACTTGATTTTATACAAGGCGTTCCTGCCCCTCCCGAGTCGGCAAGACCTAGTGCGTATGATGGAAAACAACAATCCTTTTCTCATGCAATACGGATTCGATCCTCACTATCCGATCGCTTTATTCCATAAGGTTGAATTAATGGGCGCAATCTGGCGTCAAACGGAAGCGGTAGATAAATTATACGTCAAAGCGCTATTCTATCAATTCGTTCACGAAATGATGCGGCAATTGAGCCATCAAGGGATTCACCCGGTCAAACCGGATCCGGTTGCTCAAGCGATCCGATATATTCACGAGAATTACAAGGACCATGTAACGCTCGAGTCGCTTGTCGACATGCTGGATCTGAATTCCAGACAATTCCTGAGAATGTTCAAGAGCCAGATGGATACGAGTCCAATCGACTATTTAATACAAGTCCGAATGAATAAGGCCAAGGAGCTACTGCTTAACTCGGAGTTTACGTTAAGAGAAATCGCGGAGTGGGTCGGTTATTCGGATAGCTATTATTTTAGCAGAATATTCAAGAAGGCCGAAGGACTTTCGCCGACAAGCTTTAAGGAAAATGCTCGAAAGACGGCTTTCGGTCGAAATAATCCATCCCGGATGTCCAAATATCCCATTGTTGCGAAAAACCTTCGCCGTTATATTGTTAATGAGCATGATAATCATTATCAACGTATCGACAGAAGGGGAGACTTACATATGTACAGAAAGTCCAAAGTTTCAATGGCGGCAACCTTGTTATTTTGTTTCACGTTAATTCTGAGCGCCTGTGCGTCCAACGCGGGGAATTCGAATTCCACGAACGGAGGAGCAGCGTCGCCAAGCGGAAGCGAGGCGGCCGCAACGCAAACGGCTAGCCCATCGTCCGAGAACGAAGCTCCGCGGGTCGTTAAACATGCAATGGGCGAAGAAACGCTGACGGGCACTCCTAAACGGGTCGTGATTCTCACGAACGAAGGTACCGAGGCATTGCTGGCAGTCGGCATTAAACCCGTTGGCGCCGTCCAATCGTGGATCGGAGATCCTTGGTACGATCACATCAAGGACGAGATGGTTGACGTAACGGCAGTCGGCGACGAACTGCAGCCGAACGTCGAATTGATCGCTAGCCTTAAACCCGACCTGATCATCGGAAATAAAGTCCGTCAGGAGAAAATATACGAGCAGCTGAAGCAAATCGCGCCTACCGTATTCTCCGAAGATTTAGCGGGGGACTGGAAAATCAACTTTAAACTCTATTCGGAAGCGGTCAATAAGCAAGCCGAAGGGGAAAAAGCGATGGAAGCCTTCGACAAGCGGGTTGAGGAAGTGAAAGCCAAGCTTGGCGACAAGGCGGCTACGAAGGTATCGGTTGCCCGATTCTCTGCTTCGCAAGTAAGGATCTATCAGAAGCAAACTTTCTCCGGCGTTCTCTTGAGCCAATTGGGAATTGCCCGGCCTGCGTCGCAGGACAAGGACTCCTTCATCGAGGTCATGACCAAGGAGATGATTCCTAGCATGGACGGGGATGTTCTGTTCTATTTCGTGTCGGAGGCTCCCGGCAAGACGGATGCTTCCAAGGTCGTGGAGGAATGGATGAACGATCCGTTGTTTAAGAATTTGGAAGTAACCAAGAACAATAAAGTCATTCAAGTGGATGAAGCGATTTGGAATTCCGCCGGTGGTTATGAAGCGGCGAATTTACTTCTGGATGAGCTCGTCGAATATTTCGAAGTGAAGTAG
- a CDS encoding TVP38/TMEM64 family protein has translation MGETINGWIDALVAFTGLSGLWILLITIPLGIIQGFLGLFPFATIIMLHISALGLVNGIMASWISGTVAAVVVFWVSRSLFANWVLRKWEKRLQKYGRWQLRFEKYGLWAIILLRTIPIMPNNLISFMAGISPVKMIPYIWSSIIGNLSHIWLFAIISSSILIPDIDNVVLILSYAGFCIVLLAVFFFTVYRKPGSHGKDNEVTM, from the coding sequence ATGGGCGAGACGATTAACGGTTGGATAGACGCGCTAGTCGCTTTCACGGGACTGAGCGGATTGTGGATTTTACTCATTACAATACCGCTCGGAATCATTCAGGGATTTCTCGGTCTTTTCCCTTTCGCAACGATAATCATGCTGCATATTTCCGCGCTTGGACTGGTCAACGGCATTATGGCAAGTTGGATTTCCGGAACCGTCGCGGCAGTCGTCGTGTTCTGGGTGAGCCGGTCCTTGTTCGCGAATTGGGTGCTTCGCAAATGGGAGAAACGGCTGCAGAAGTACGGAAGGTGGCAGCTTCGCTTCGAGAAGTACGGGTTATGGGCCATTATTCTGCTGCGGACGATTCCGATTATGCCTAATAATCTGATCTCCTTCATGGCAGGGATTTCCCCGGTGAAAATGATCCCTTATATATGGTCTTCCATCATCGGGAATCTCTCGCACATATGGTTGTTCGCGATTATTAGTTCTTCGATTCTCATTCCGGATATCGACAATGTCGTTTTGATCTTATCGTACGCCGGATTCTGTATAGTTCTGCTGGCGGTGTTTTTCTTTACGGTCTATAGGAAACCGGGGAGCCATGGCAAGGATAACGAAGTGACCATGTGA
- a CDS encoding ArsR/SmtB family transcription factor: protein MKIQVSPLNLGYFECFASETRLRMIELLDRKPMNIKELAAELSVSSAIVTKHVQKLEEAGIVGTESLTGLRGRQKLCRLLPDAVTLQFRTPDPQVGRQSSISIPVGQYSEFQVKPTCGLASESAIIGYFDDPRYFSDPDHVKAKHIWFAGGYVEYRIPNYLVGNQSVRSITLSLELCSEAPGFNENWPSDITFSFNGVEIGTWTCPGDFGSKPGAFTPKWWKFGTQHGLLKTISVRADGTYLDGVRLSGMTVDGLGIKYGEDIRFRIASHENAEHPGGVSLFGKHFGNYDQEIEIDLHY from the coding sequence ATGAAGATTCAAGTTTCTCCTCTTAACCTAGGCTACTTCGAGTGTTTCGCTTCCGAAACGCGATTGCGCATGATAGAGCTATTAGATCGTAAACCTATGAATATTAAGGAGCTTGCCGCCGAATTATCCGTTTCCTCCGCTATCGTCACGAAACATGTCCAGAAGTTGGAGGAAGCCGGCATCGTCGGGACGGAAAGCCTAACCGGACTGCGCGGCAGGCAGAAGCTCTGCCGTCTTCTGCCCGATGCCGTCACGCTGCAATTCAGAACGCCAGACCCTCAGGTCGGACGCCAGTCCTCTATTTCCATTCCCGTCGGCCAGTACTCCGAATTCCAAGTTAAACCGACTTGCGGACTGGCTTCCGAAAGCGCCATTATCGGGTACTTCGACGATCCCCGTTATTTCTCCGATCCCGATCACGTCAAAGCCAAACATATTTGGTTCGCCGGAGGTTACGTCGAATATCGGATTCCGAACTACCTTGTCGGCAATCAGTCGGTCCGCAGCATCACGCTCTCTCTCGAGCTCTGCTCGGAGGCTCCGGGTTTTAACGAGAATTGGCCGTCCGACATTACGTTCTCGTTCAACGGAGTCGAAATCGGCACATGGACATGTCCGGGAGATTTCGGAAGCAAGCCCGGAGCGTTCACTCCGAAATGGTGGAAGTTCGGAACGCAACACGGCTTGTTAAAAACGATCTCGGTGCGAGCCGACGGTACGTATTTGGACGGCGTTCGGCTTTCGGGCATGACAGTCGACGGGTTAGGCATTAAATACGGCGAAGATATCCGCTTCCGAATCGCGAGCCACGAGAATGCGGAGCATCCGGGCGGCGTCAGCCTGTTCGGCAAGCATTTCGGCAATTACGACCAAGAGATCGAAATCGATCTGCACTACTAA
- a CDS encoding FecCD family ABC transporter permease — protein MHRKRTRKSIVLLIGLCLLTVFLSLVCLSLGGVTIPLKEIILSLVGRNAEGSDLIIMQFRLPRIVAALLIGAALAVSGAVLQGVIRNPLASPDLVGITGGASVAVVAFMTLFTGYSIHWIPWIAVAGAFVTALLSYALAWSKGVSPFRLVLIGLGISTAMGALTMFLLISGPAYLAAQVLNWMTGSIYGTNWSYINALWPWIAVFFPLTLWHARELNVQSLGDEIAVGLGNRLQLSRLVFIFYSVALAGAAVGVAGTISFIGLLAPHMARRLAGRSYRILIPVSALLGAILLLLADLAGRMLFQPLDIPAGVFTAGIGAPFFMYLLFRRKKG, from the coding sequence ATGCATAGAAAACGAACGCGGAAATCGATCGTCCTCCTGATCGGGCTATGCCTCTTAACGGTTTTCTTGAGTTTGGTTTGTTTGTCTCTGGGCGGAGTAACCATACCGTTAAAAGAAATCATTCTCTCTCTCGTCGGACGGAACGCGGAAGGTAGCGACCTTATTATCATGCAATTCCGATTGCCGCGAATCGTAGCCGCGTTGTTGATTGGGGCAGCTTTGGCGGTTTCCGGAGCGGTGCTCCAAGGCGTCATTCGCAACCCGCTTGCCTCGCCGGATCTCGTCGGGATCACCGGGGGAGCGTCGGTAGCCGTCGTTGCCTTCATGACCTTGTTTACGGGATACAGCATTCATTGGATTCCATGGATTGCCGTCGCGGGCGCTTTCGTTACCGCCCTTCTTAGCTATGCGTTAGCTTGGAGCAAGGGAGTGTCGCCATTCAGGCTTGTTCTGATCGGGCTCGGCATATCGACGGCGATGGGCGCGCTTACGATGTTCTTGCTCATTAGCGGTCCGGCGTATTTGGCAGCGCAAGTGCTCAATTGGATGACGGGAAGCATCTACGGCACCAACTGGTCTTATATTAACGCTCTATGGCCGTGGATCGCCGTGTTCTTTCCCCTGACCTTATGGCATGCGAGGGAATTGAACGTGCAGTCGCTGGGAGACGAGATTGCCGTCGGCTTGGGAAACCGCCTTCAGCTTAGCCGCTTGGTCTTCATATTCTATAGCGTCGCTCTTGCGGGCGCGGCGGTAGGGGTGGCCGGGACGATCTCGTTTATCGGATTGCTGGCACCCCATATGGCGAGGAGATTAGCGGGGCGTTCTTACCGGATACTTATTCCGGTTTCGGCTCTGCTTGGAGCGATCTTATTGCTATTGGCGGATCTTGCGGGAAGAATGCTGTTTCAACCTCTCGATATTCCCGCGGGCGTGTTTACGGCAGGAATCGGCGCACCTTTTTTCATGTATCTGCTGTTCAGACGTAAAAAGGGATAG
- a CDS encoding cold-inducible protein YdjO-related protein, translating into MAKFYRSKQNAVAVNMIDTQIWICSNQDCNCWLRSEFSFSQMPLCPMCKSSMTNQTKPLPEIVRANIY; encoded by the coding sequence TTGGCTAAATTTTATCGAAGCAAGCAAAATGCTGTCGCCGTAAATATGATAGATACGCAAATTTGGATCTGTTCCAATCAGGATTGCAACTGCTGGTTGAGGAGCGAATTCTCATTCTCGCAAATGCCGCTCTGTCCCATGTGTAAATCTAGTATGACCAACCAAACGAAGCCATTACCGGAAATCGTAAGAGCGAATATCTACTAA
- a CDS encoding fumarylacetoacetate hydrolase family protein produces MKLVTWMKDGESRLAIRTDRGLIDLIEAQKGFPSPKGSALPKDIMEVIGKGDEAVSELAAYVEALLASGEMNAQILLDESVIDYAPCVTRPNKMICVGLNYRKHAEETNAAIPVFPILFNKFANTLTGHGHDVPLPKVSDKVDYEAELAIVIGKKAKYVAKEDALNHVFGYCNVNDLSARDLQLRTQQWMLGKCLDSFSPLGPYLVTADEIANPNDLTIKCIVNGEVRQNSNTSDMIFHCDEIVSYISQHMTLEPGDVILTGTPEGVVLGYPEDKQVYLKPGDVVTIEIEGLGSITNRMVEEVQ; encoded by the coding sequence ATGAAACTCGTAACTTGGATGAAAGACGGCGAAAGCCGATTGGCGATCCGGACGGATCGGGGACTGATCGACTTGATCGAGGCGCAGAAGGGCTTCCCTTCCCCGAAGGGTTCCGCGCTTCCGAAAGACATTATGGAAGTGATCGGCAAAGGCGATGAAGCCGTATCCGAGCTTGCCGCTTACGTCGAGGCGCTTCTCGCTTCAGGGGAAATGAACGCCCAGATTCTGCTTGACGAGAGCGTAATCGATTACGCGCCATGCGTCACCCGCCCTAACAAAATGATTTGCGTCGGCTTGAACTACCGGAAACACGCGGAGGAAACGAACGCCGCGATCCCGGTATTCCCGATCCTGTTTAATAAATTTGCCAATACGCTCACGGGACACGGACATGACGTGCCGTTGCCGAAAGTATCCGACAAAGTGGATTACGAAGCGGAGCTCGCGATCGTTATCGGGAAAAAAGCCAAGTATGTCGCTAAAGAGGACGCGTTAAATCATGTGTTCGGTTATTGCAACGTGAACGATTTGTCGGCACGGGATCTTCAACTGCGCACCCAGCAGTGGATGCTCGGGAAGTGTCTGGATAGCTTCAGCCCTCTGGGTCCATACTTGGTCACGGCCGATGAGATCGCGAATCCGAACGATCTAACGATCAAATGTATCGTCAACGGAGAAGTCCGGCAAAACTCCAATACTTCGGATATGATTTTCCATTGCGACGAGATCGTCAGCTATATTTCCCAACATATGACGCTGGAGCCGGGCGATGTCATCTTGACCGGAACTCCGGAAGGCGTCGTGCTGGGGTACCCGGAAGACAAGCAGGTATATTTGAAACCGGGCGACGTCGTCACGATCGAGATCGAAGGATTGGGCAGCATCACGAACCGCATGGTTGAAGAAGTTCAATAA
- a CDS encoding NAD(P)/FAD-dependent oxidoreductase — translation MNGESELYDLTIIGGGPAGLYAAFYGGMRDMKTKLIEAREELGGRTVMYPNKIVWDIGGVPPTRCGQITSRMIEQAMTFEPTIVLGQQIAGLERLIDGTMVVTSDRGERHHTRSLILAVGHGALKQAKLAIEGAERFEAANLHYSVTDLEVYRGKRILISGGGDSAVDWANELERVAASVALVHRRNRFTGHELNVKRMKESSVEVRTPYAIKELHGDGDRIEEVSIARLDSEGQPSEPPERLAVDAVIVNHGLRGDFGRIVDWGLEMGDWNIRADAKLATNIPGVFVAGDTADHPGKLHLIAGAFADAALAVNGAKRYLDPEAPRAASVSSHNAKFDEKNSALSR, via the coding sequence ATGAACGGGGAATCGGAGCTATACGATTTGACCATTATCGGCGGTGGCCCAGCGGGACTATATGCCGCTTTCTACGGCGGAATGAGGGATATGAAAACAAAGCTGATCGAGGCCAGGGAAGAGCTAGGCGGAAGAACGGTGATGTATCCGAATAAGATCGTTTGGGATATCGGCGGTGTGCCTCCCACCCGATGCGGGCAGATCACCTCGCGAATGATCGAGCAGGCGATGACGTTCGAACCGACGATCGTGCTGGGACAGCAGATTGCGGGATTGGAGCGCTTGATCGATGGAACGATGGTAGTGACGTCGGACAGAGGGGAGCGTCATCATACGCGCTCGTTGATATTGGCGGTCGGACATGGCGCGTTAAAGCAAGCAAAGCTGGCGATTGAAGGCGCGGAGCGATTTGAGGCGGCCAACCTTCATTACTCGGTGACGGATTTGGAAGTTTATCGAGGGAAACGGATTTTGATTTCCGGCGGCGGAGATTCCGCCGTGGATTGGGCTAACGAGTTGGAGCGGGTAGCCGCTAGCGTCGCCTTGGTACACCGTCGCAATCGGTTTACCGGACATGAGCTGAACGTGAAACGAATGAAGGAGTCGTCCGTCGAAGTTCGCACGCCGTACGCAATCAAGGAGTTGCACGGCGACGGAGACCGGATCGAAGAGGTTTCGATCGCGCGACTGGATTCGGAGGGACAGCCTTCGGAACCGCCGGAAAGGTTAGCGGTGGACGCGGTCATCGTTAACCACGGCTTGCGCGGCGACTTCGGAAGGATCGTCGATTGGGGGCTGGAGATGGGGGATTGGAATATTCGCGCCGACGCGAAGCTGGCGACGAATATTCCCGGGGTATTCGTCGCTGGCGATACGGCCGACCATCCAGGCAAGCTGCACCTCATCGCGGGAGCGTTCGCGGATGCGGCACTTGCGGTAAACGGCGCTAAGCGCTATTTGGACCCAGAAGCACCGAGGGCGGCATCGGTTTCTTCGCATAACGCCAAGTTCGACGAGAAAAACTCGGCGTTATCCCGTTAA